TTCGTCGTAGTTCTCGTCCGGGTCGTACAGGCACACCACTCCCCACTCGCGCATGGCTCCCTCCTTGTCGAACCGTTCTTGCCTATAACAACGTTTTCGCCGGGAAATATCCGAACTTTTTTTGCGGAAATCCGGAAAAAAGTTTTCCTTCCCCTTTCGGCGGCTTGAAGTACAATGGGCGGGCGTGCCGATGTGGTGGAATTGGCAGACACAGGAGACTTAAAATCTCCTGCCCCGAACAGGGGCGTACCGGTTCGAGTCCGGTCATCGGCACCAGATAATAGTTCGATGAAGAACGATAAAATACAAAGCCCTTGAGAAATCAAGGGCTTATTCTTTTATGGGTGTCCGATTAGGTTCGGGGAGGGACGTTGACAGCCAGTGATTTTTAGGGTACGCTATGGGTGATCGGTTGCTCCTCTCGGGAAGATCACCTAAAAGGAGGGAGTCGAGATGCCGAAGATCCTGCGAGACGCGCTCACGGACGTCAAGGTTCGTCAGGCCAAACCCAAGGACAAGCCTTATAAGCTGCTGGACGGGGGAGGGCTGTTTCTGTGGGTCACCCCGAAAGGGTCGAAACTCTGGCGGAAGAATTTCCTGATCGACGGCCGGTGGAACACCCTGTCCTTCGGGGCCTATCCCACTGTCAGCCTGAAGGAGGCCAGGGAAAAGAGGAGCGAGGCCGATAAGATTCGGGCTGGCGGGGGGGACCCGTCGAAGGAGAAGAAGGCCCGGAAAGCCGCCCGCGAGGCCGACCAGATGACGTTCGAAGTGGTGGCCCGGGAACTGCACGCCCAGAAGGCCGGGCATTGGACGGCACTCAGCTCCCGGCGCTTCCTCCGGTGGATGGAGCGGGATGTGTTCCCCTCTCTCGGGGCCCTCCCCGTCCGGGACCGGATCGAGGCGCGGGATATCCTGGAGGTCTGCCGGCGCGTCGAGCAGAAGAGCGCCTATTCCGCGCACCGGATCCTGGGGTACATCGGGAGCGTGATGCGCTATGCCGTGGCGACGGGCCGGGCGTCCTGGGACCCGACCAGCGCCCTGCGGGGGGCGTTGAAACCGCACCGCGAGAAACACCTCGCCGCCATCACCGACCCCCGGGA
This genomic interval from Acidobacteriota bacterium contains the following:
- a CDS encoding tyrosine-type recombinase/integrase is translated as MPKILRDALTDVKVRQAKPKDKPYKLLDGGGLFLWVTPKGSKLWRKNFLIDGRWNTLSFGAYPTVSLKEAREKRSEADKIRAGGGDPSKEKKARKAAREADQMTFEVVARELHAQKAGHWTALSSRRFLRWMERDVFPSLGALPVRDRIEARDILEVCRRVEQKSAYSAHRILGYIGSVMRYAVATGRASWDPTSALRGALKPHREKHLAAITDPREIGKLLQALDGYSGYPATRAALRLSPLLMLRPGEVRRLEWAHVDLDNAEIRIPAEKMKMRRLHIVPLSRQAVGILREIQPLTGSDRYVFPSARGDGRPMSENTVRAALIHLGYPGDVQTAHGFRSMASTLLNEMEYPGDAVERQLAHANRDKVKAAYDHAEHLSKRRRMMQDWADHLDRLKKQ